One window of Acidobacteriota bacterium genomic DNA carries:
- a CDS encoding TIGR02594 family protein, which translates to MSTNQYKVVAEVLNFRDEPSIHGNIIGFLRKGDIVEFISMSGDDYWYKVISPTGQKGWVSHRYLQAVTETTDSALEFPWVSIALGEVGVKEFPGSGDNPRIVGYLHSTTLPGSARDNDETYWCSAFVNWCVERAGYEGTDSAWARSWLNWGVPIDQPRKGCIVVFRRGAGGHVGFYWGETSDKIKVLGGNQSNEVNTSEYLKSNLLGYRVPGNNS; encoded by the coding sequence ATGTCTACTAATCAATATAAAGTTGTTGCTGAAGTACTTAACTTCCGAGATGAGCCATCTATTCACGGAAATATTATTGGTTTCCTTAGAAAAGGGGATATTGTTGAGTTTATCAGTATGTCTGGTGACGACTACTGGTATAAAGTTATATCTCCCACAGGTCAAAAAGGATGGGTTTCTCACAGGTACCTCCAGGCTGTTACCGAGACAACGGACTCAGCTTTAGAATTCCCATGGGTGAGCATTGCACTTGGCGAAGTTGGAGTTAAGGAATTTCCTGGAAGCGGAGACAACCCCAGAATTGTAGGGTATTTACATTCTACCACTCTCCCAGGTTCAGCCAGAGACAATGATGAAACCTACTGGTGTTCAGCTTTTGTAAATTGGTGTGTTGAACGTGCTGGTTATGAAGGAACTGATTCAGCCTGGGCAAGATCCTGGCTTAATTGGGGGGTTCCAATAGACCAGCCCCGTAAAGGCTGTATCGTCGTTTTTAGAAGAGGCGCCGGTGGACATGTGGGATTCTACTGGGGTGAAACGAGTGACAAAATCAAAGTACTTGGCGGGAATCAAAGCAATGAAGTTAATACCTCCGAATATCTTAAAAGTAATCTTTTGGGATATCGAGTCCCAGGAAATAATTCTTGA